TGGAAAATTAAGTTGCGCCGTAGCATAATCGTGATTCGTTTTTGTTTGAAATTTTATGGTGTCAGCTTTCGCGATGGAAACACCAAAACTATCTACTGCGGCTTCCTTTGGAATAATCAAATAGAAATCATTCCCTTCTTCCCAATGTCTATTAATCATGAACTGCGTATTTGTCGTATCCGCTTTTTCTCTTTGAACTATAGCGTTTTTTATGGGCACATAATTGGTATCAGTTAATAGAATCTTTGCAGAATCAAAAACTTTTAAAGGCTTGCTATAATCAATTTCTAAAGGTTCTAACAAGCTCTGCTTCCCGCTAGATATATTTGTAGAAACGGTCAAAGGCTTTTTTGCTTCTTGTTCCTTTCGTTTCTCCAATTGCTTGGCAGAAAAGTTAACTACATTTTTTTGTTGAGGTATTACCGGATATGCCTGAAAGGCATATAATTTAAGGTTTTGAACTGATGCCAAATCATTTGTATTAATAGTACTATCTAAAAATGCAAATTGCGCAGTCGAATCGTTGTAATTTTTCATGTATGAATTGGCAACGATAAAAAGATTAAACTTCTTTTTTGGCAAAAAATGAAACGCAAAACGCCCAGCGCTATCAAGCGTTGCGTAATATTTCGGTGAAGTTTTTAGAACTGCCGTATCTGATAAATTAGTATATAATACAGCTAACAATGAAGAGTCCACGCCACCTGTTTGCGCTAAAACAACTTTTCCTGTAATAGAATCGGTATCCAAATGATCGCCGGTACTGAAAACATAAGTGAAATTTTTCAAAACATTGCCTTCATTAACATCTTTCAAAGCCTTCCCAAAATTGTAAGAATAAGTAGTATTAGGTTCTAAACTATCTTTTATTTTTATAGTAACAGTGCGCAAATGGCTGTCTACAGTAGGGACGCCTTTAGGAATTGGAGAAACAATAAGGTTGGTAAAAATATTATCTAACGTTACATATTCGTCAAAGTTAAGTGTCACAGTTTTTGCTTTAAAATTCAATGTTGAATCTTTTGGCATGGCTTGTAAAAGTACCGGAGGCAAGGTATCCTTTGGCCCACCACTAGGTGGAACAATGACAGCACAACCGGTTGGAAGCAACCAACAAAATACAGCGATGATACTTAGTAACAGGAATATTCTTTTCATTAAAATTCTGGGTATTGCCCTTTCGACAAAATTATTGTTTCACAATTACTTTAGATAGCTTTTATTGGAATTTTATTGATTCTTTGTAAGAAAATTTAATCCTTTTCCTTGGAAACATCAAATACTTGTTGTTTATCCAAGGGCAAAATACCTGTTTCTAAAGAGGATGGCATATTTTTTTGATGATATAATTTGATAGTTGCTTTTTTGAAATCCTGCGGCAATGCAGTATAAATATTTTCAAATACTTGTGGATTGCGATCTACCAAGGGGAACCAGGTACTTTGTATTTGAACCATAATGCGATGACCTTTTTTGAAGGTATAAAGAATATCGGGTACATGAAATTTTACCAAGGTAGGTTTATTGGGCACAAATGCCTCGGGGTTTTCAAAACTGTTGCGATATTTTCCGCGCATAATTTCAGCACGTACCAAAGCTTCATATCCTCCGGCAGCCACTTCCTTGCCATCTATTGCATAATTACTCAAAGTATCGGGATACACATCAATCAGTTTGATAATAAAATCCGCATCTGTTCCAGACGTAGATACAAATAAATTGGCTTCAGTCGCTCCGGCTAATGTCACGCTGCTATCTAGCACTGGTGTAGAAAAAGTCAACACATCGGGTCTGCATGAAGCAAAACGCTGGTCGGCATCCATATAAGTCACGCCTCTGTCGGCCTTTATACCCCCTTCATAAGGAACGGGTTTTGCAGGATCAGAAATATATTCGTCTGAAGACTTTATTGTTTTTGGTGGTGTGAGCGAGAGTTCATTATTCTCTCCAAAATATAATTTTACCGGCTGAATATTCCTTGAAGGCCAGTGCATAAAGGTATTCCAACGATTTAA
The Arachidicoccus soli DNA segment above includes these coding regions:
- a CDS encoding Ig-like domain-containing protein yields the protein MKRIFLLLSIIAVFCWLLPTGCAVIVPPSGGPKDTLPPVLLQAMPKDSTLNFKAKTVTLNFDEYVTLDNIFTNLIVSPIPKGVPTVDSHLRTVTIKIKDSLEPNTTYSYNFGKALKDVNEGNVLKNFTYVFSTGDHLDTDSITGKVVLAQTGGVDSSLLAVLYTNLSDTAVLKTSPKYYATLDSAGRFAFHFLPKKKFNLFIVANSYMKNYNDSTAQFAFLDSTINTNDLASVQNLKLYAFQAYPVIPQQKNVVNFSAKQLEKRKEQEAKKPLTVSTNISSGKQSLLEPLEIDYSKPLKVFDSAKILLTDTNYVPIKNAIVQREKADTTNTQFMINRHWEEGNDFYLIIPKEAAVDSFGVSIAKADTIKFQTKTNHDYATAQLNFPDVDTAQRPVLQIFSSDKMVDSIAIGANREVNIPLFEPGKYHFRILYDLNGDLKWTPGNYQKKIQPEKVIQIKKEFNFITDIINQWDIHLNANPNSNVDQNKPLNF